A single region of the Mycteria americana isolate JAX WOST 10 ecotype Jacksonville Zoo and Gardens chromosome 10, USCA_MyAme_1.0, whole genome shotgun sequence genome encodes:
- the P2RY4 gene encoding P2Y purinoceptor 4, with protein sequence MATSVRTFPVALWTPTPAPWPGGNTTAVAEAKCVFNEEFKFILLPISYGIVFVVGLPLNSWALWMFVSRMRPWNATTTYMFNLAVSDTLYVLSLPTLVYYYADRNNWPFGTWLCKIVRFLFYANLYSSILFLTCISVHRYVGICHPIRSLKWVKTKHARIICVGAWLVVTICLIPNLIFVTTSSKGNSTLCHDTTKPEEFDHYVHYSSSVMALLFGVPFLVIVLCYCLMAKRLSKSSFSSPGPRMPSYKKRSIKMIIIVLTVFAVCFVPFHITRTIYYTSRYFQADCQTLNIVNLTYKITRPLASINSCLDPILYFMAGDKYRGRLRRGPAQRLQPTPTYNLALVSPSVDNAVGGSHAASHTRGTGTARSGGGC encoded by the coding sequence ATGGCCACTTCAGTAAGGACGTTCCCAGTTGCCCTGTGGACACCAACGCCGGCTCCCTGGCCAGGAGGAAACACCACCGCGGTGGCAGAGGCAAAGTGCGTCTTCAACGAGGAGTTCAAGTTCATCCTGCTGCCCATCTCCTACGGCATCGTCTTCGTGGTGGGGCTGCCCCTCAACTCCTGGGCCCTGTGGATGTTCGTCTCCAGGATGAGGCCCTGGAATGCCACCACCACCTACATGTTCAACCTGGCCGTCTCTGACACACTCTacgtcctctccctccccaccctggtcTACTATTACGCCGACCGCAACAACTGGCCCTTTGGGACGTGGCTCTGCAAGATTGTGCGCTTCCTCTTCTACGCTAACCTCTACAGCAGCATCCTCTTCCTGACGTGTATCAGCGTCCACCGCTACGTGGGCATCTGCCACCCCATCCGCTCCCTGAAGTGGGTGAAGACCAAGCACGCCCGCATCATTTGCGTGGGTGCCTGGCTCGTCGTCACCATCTGCCTCATCCCCAACCTCATCTTTGTCACCACCAGCTCCAAGGGCAACAGCACCCTGTGCCATGACACCACCAAGCCCGAGGAGTTCGACCATTACGTGCACTACAGCTCCTCCGTCATGGCCCTCCTCTTCGGGGTCCCCTTCCTGGTGATCGTCCTGTGCTACTGCCTGATGGCCAAGAGACTCAGCAAGTCCAGCttctccagccccggcccccgaaTGCCCTCCTACAAGAAGCGCTCCATCAAGATGATCATCATCGTGCTCACCGTCTTCGCCGTCTGCTTCGTGCCCTTCCACATCACCCGCACCATCTACTACACCTCCCGCTACTTCCAAGCCGACTGCCAGACCCTCAACATCGTCAACCTCACCTACAAGATCACGCGGCCCCTGGCCAGCATCAACAGCTGCCTCGACCCCATCTTGTACTTCATGGCTGGGGACAAGTACCGGGGGCGGCTGCGCCGGGGGCCAGCCCAGCGCCTGCAGCCCACGCCCACGTACAACCTGGCCCTGGTATCCCCCTCCGTGGACAATGCTGTGGGTGGCAGCCACGCTGCCAGCCACACCCGAGGGACAGGGACAGCTCGGAGCGGAGGCGGGTGCTGA